The following are encoded together in the Cytophagia bacterium CHB2 genome:
- a CDS encoding MoxR family ATPase, giving the protein MDPKTSPETFDDNQLTERLQQARDAILTEIRKLIIGQDETIELVMIALFTGGHCLITGVPGLAKTLLIRTLATILDLDFKRIQFTPDLMPADITGIDVIEEDRTTGKRIMKFIKGPLFANIILADEINRTPPKTQAALLEAMQEHHITAGGVTYHLEEPFFVLATQNPIELEGTYPLPEAQLDRFMFNLVMDYLPEEHEVQVATTTTGNLNPTLKQVVSGPEVRAFQSLVRKVFVSQEVARYAVQLVRATRPTTPNAPDFVKNWVNWGAGLRASQYLILGSKARAVLRGRVNVSVKDIQALALPVLRHRVLTNFFAESEKVKAEDIIKRLLELTPTPKSGLS; this is encoded by the coding sequence ATGGATCCCAAAACTTCTCCCGAAACTTTCGACGACAATCAACTCACCGAGCGTTTGCAACAAGCGCGCGACGCCATTCTGACCGAAATCCGCAAACTCATCATCGGCCAGGATGAAACCATCGAGTTGGTTATGATTGCCTTGTTCACCGGCGGACATTGCCTCATTACCGGCGTGCCGGGCCTGGCCAAAACGCTGTTGATTCGCACACTTGCCACGATTCTCGATCTTGATTTCAAGCGCATTCAATTCACGCCGGATTTGATGCCCGCGGACATTACCGGCATCGATGTGATCGAGGAAGATCGTACCACCGGCAAACGCATTATGAAATTCATCAAAGGGCCGCTTTTTGCCAACATCATTTTGGCGGACGAGATCAACCGCACGCCGCCCAAAACGCAGGCGGCTTTGCTGGAAGCCATGCAAGAGCATCACATCACTGCCGGCGGCGTAACCTATCATCTCGAAGAGCCGTTTTTTGTGCTAGCCACACAAAACCCGATTGAGTTGGAAGGAACGTATCCGCTGCCCGAAGCCCAGCTCGACCGCTTCATGTTCAATCTAGTGATGGATTATCTCCCGGAAGAGCACGAGGTGCAAGTGGCAACCACAACGACGGGCAATCTCAACCCGACGCTGAAACAAGTGGTGAGCGGCCCGGAGGTGCGCGCGTTTCAATCCCTGGTGCGCAAGGTTTTTGTTTCGCAGGAAGTGGCCCGCTATGCTGTGCAACTCGTGCGCGCCACGCGCCCGACAACGCCAAACGCGCCGGATTTTGTGAAAAATTGGGTGAATTGGGGAGCCGGCTTGCGCGCTTCGCAATATCTCATTCTCGGCAGCAAGGCGCGCGCGGTGTTGCGCGGCCGGGTCAACGTGTCAGTGAAAGACATTCAAGCGCTTGCGCTGCCGGTGTTGCGCCATCGTGTGCTCACCAATTTCTTCGCGGAATCGGAAAAAGTCAAAGCAGAGGATATTATCAAGCGCTTGTTGGAATTGACGCCAACGCCCAAATCCGGTTTATCCTGA
- a CDS encoding DUF4159 domain-containing protein: MKKILLYLLALTLLINLPEPVPAQTLQPEAFTFVRIKYNSGKFSYGFRLRFQMWDSWEVDYPTAEENFISVFEEVTKLPATDQALAVGLTDPQLFDHSFAYILEVGYMQLSQAEADSLREWCLRGGFLMIDDFHGTAQWENFLYEFGKVFPDRQPVRLRPDHPVFHCYFDFDQAPPPVPGLGPVIRGTTYESDGIEPQCWGFFDDKNRLMVLVNFNVDIGDSWEHSADPKYPKKYSLVGHRLGINYVIYAMTH; the protein is encoded by the coding sequence ATGAAAAAAATTTTGCTGTATCTTCTCGCGTTGACGTTGCTCATAAACTTGCCCGAGCCGGTTCCGGCGCAAACGCTGCAACCGGAGGCCTTCACCTTCGTGCGCATCAAATACAATTCCGGCAAATTTTCTTACGGCTTCCGCCTTCGTTTTCAAATGTGGGATAGCTGGGAAGTCGATTACCCCACCGCCGAGGAAAATTTCATCAGCGTCTTCGAAGAAGTGACGAAACTGCCCGCCACCGATCAAGCGTTGGCCGTCGGATTAACCGATCCGCAGCTTTTCGATCATTCGTTCGCCTATATCCTGGAAGTCGGCTACATGCAGCTTTCGCAAGCAGAAGCCGATTCCCTGCGCGAATGGTGTTTGCGCGGCGGCTTCTTGATGATCGATGATTTTCACGGAACCGCGCAATGGGAAAATTTTTTGTATGAATTTGGCAAAGTGTTCCCCGATCGCCAACCCGTGCGCTTGCGGCCGGATCATCCGGTGTTTCATTGTTACTTCGATTTCGATCAGGCGCCGCCGCCGGTTCCGGGGCTTGGGCCTGTTATTCGCGGCACAACCTACGAATCCGATGGCATCGAGCCGCAATGCTGGGGCTTTTTTGATGACAAGAACCGTCTGATGGTCCTGGTAAATTTCAATGTCGACATCGGCGATAGCTGGGAACATTCGGCTGATCCCAAATATCCCAAGAAGTATTCCCTGGTCGGACATCGGCTGGGCATCAATTATGTTATTTATGCCATGACCCATTAA
- a CDS encoding DUF4159 domain-containing protein: protein MTWQRTMKCLCVTWLMLGLAAFSSQAQTPEPANGKSNGHTPDAMAFSFVRIEWEGGRTGFGRGFGGRGPLWAHDYPTAEQNLYVALDALTTLPITFENKVLSLRDEAIFDFPLLYICEVGYWTPDEEEAKFLSEYLKRGGFLIVDDFRSDFEWSNFVRQMQRIVPEAPQLLELDHPVFHCFFDFTELGLHSPYWGLTPHYYAIFDSEGRMMALINYNNDIGDGWEWPETDREFSTEAFKLGINYLIYAMTH, encoded by the coding sequence ATGACTTGGCAAAGAACAATGAAATGCCTTTGTGTGACATGGCTCATGTTGGGTCTGGCAGCGTTCAGCAGCCAGGCGCAAACCCCGGAGCCTGCGAACGGCAAATCCAACGGCCACACGCCTGATGCCATGGCCTTCTCCTTCGTGCGTATCGAATGGGAGGGCGGGCGCACCGGTTTCGGGCGCGGTTTTGGCGGCAGAGGCCCGCTGTGGGCGCACGATTATCCCACCGCCGAACAAAATCTTTACGTCGCACTCGATGCCTTGACGACTTTGCCCATTACGTTCGAGAACAAAGTTCTCTCGCTGCGTGACGAAGCGATTTTTGATTTTCCCTTGCTTTATATTTGTGAAGTAGGTTATTGGACGCCGGACGAGGAAGAAGCCAAATTCTTGAGCGAATATTTGAAGCGTGGCGGCTTTTTGATCGTTGATGACTTTCGCAGTGACTTCGAATGGAGCAATTTTGTCCGGCAAATGCAACGCATCGTGCCGGAGGCGCCGCAGTTGCTGGAGCTTGATCATCCGGTGTTTCATTGTTTTTTTGATTTCACCGAGTTGGGCCTGCATTCGCCCTACTGGGGCCTGACGCCGCATTATTATGCCATCTTTGACTCCGAAGGCCGCATGATGGCTCTCATCAATTACAATAACGACATCGGCGACGGCTGGGAATGGCCGGAAACCGACCGCGAATTCTCGACCGAAGCCTTCAAGCTTGGCATTAATTATTTGATTTATGCGATGACGCATTGA